TCATCCAGCAGCCCGTTGCTACCCAAGCGCCAGAAAAAAGCCATTCCTCCTAGTAGCAACAGCCAGATAATAGCCAACAGCCAAGCTAAGGCTGTCCGATCCGATCTGTTTTGCAGCCAATGGTCGAGGCTGCGAGCCAAACTCAGTTTCATGCGATCGCGCAGTCAAACGACTCGTATGAGTGGTCGTGTTTAATTGTAGTAGGGAGTGGGGTGACAGTGACCAGTGACCAGTTATCAGTGACCAGTTATCAGTGACCAGTGACCAGTGACCAGCGATCGGTGACCAGCGATCGGTGACCAGTGACCAGTGACCAGTAAATAGGGTGTGGGGTGTGGATAATGGGTAATTGGTAGTTGGTAGTTGGTTAAAAAGTGGTACGTGGTGCGTGGTGCATGGTAGTTTTGCTCCCGATCGCTCCCTCAGCTCCCTCAGCTCTCTTATCCCGACTCCCGATTTAAGGCTGTAAAACTAATTGCCACTCAGAAGTTTGCCGATCTAAAACTGGTGCTGGTGTCTCGCCTACGATATATGGACCCCAATAACGACGCGATCCATCTTCGGCGAAAGCGACAATCACATCTCCTTTTTTCAGTTTCAGGCTGCCTTGAGGTAGGGATAAGATTAATCCTTGGCTGCTACCTTCTCCAGGTGCAAAGTCCCAGTGGATGGGTTCGCTGTATTTATCCTTGCTAGCTGTAGAACTCGTTTCAGGCTGTTTTGTCAGTAGTGCGACGCGCAAAGGTTGCTCGCTTTGGTTGCTAACGCGCAAAGCCCCAGGAACCGGTGCTGCGGTTGGTGCTTGTGGAGTAGACTGAGCTATAGTTGTTGGTTCTGGCGATCGCTCTGATGGGGTAGAGGCGGGTGAAACAATGGCAGTACTGTTAGTTACGTCAGATTTATCTGGGGAATTTATCGCTGATTTCCCTGGCAAGACTGCTGTATCCGATCCCATTGGTTCGACAGTAATCGAGACTTGAAACCACAGCAGTAATATTCCTACCAATCCCAATACACCCAATACAGAAGCAATAATTACCGCAGGATAAGATCCGGGAGATTTGGCGTTCATATTGTCTACAGATAAAGATAATTCTTGAAATTAACGTGCGGTTTGGTGACTGAGCGGGATGCTATTTTTAGTAACTGGTTACTGTAAAACTGGTAACTGTTGCGATCGCTCCCTATTACTATTGAAACAGGCTTAAAGCTGGTATGTAATACGGCGAAGGAAATATTAGCTCAAATTTTGTTGTGTCATAGTTAGCACCAATTTCAACAAATGCAAAATACTCGAATTAACGGGCTTTTAGGGGCAATTGCGGCAGCAACACAGCGCTGGTTTTTCAATCCTTGGCGGCGCTTATCTGTTTTAATAGTCAGCTTGCTATTTGGCTTTTTCCTCGGTTCTGCTTTCTCCACCATAGCCGGACAAGCGGCTGATTGGGATATCATCGGCGCTGGGGTTTTGGTTGCTGGCAGCGAAATTATCGATCGCATCTACTACAACCGTATCTGGCAAGCAAGGCGCGGGTTGTGGCTTGAAGCACTAAACGCGCTCAAAATTGGTTTAACTTATAGTTTGTTTCTAGAAGCGTTTAAGCTAGGGTCTTGAATCAGTGACCAGTGACTAGTGACTAGTGGCTAGTGGTTAGTGGAACCAGTGACTAGAAAAGAGTCTAGCCACTCACCATCAACCATCAACCATCAACCAATGACCAATGACCAATGACCAATCGCAGCTTTTACGCTCTTTTTACCCGACTTTCGAGCATTTTTGTCAAAACACCCTTCACAAACCACCACAGCAGTTAGAGGAGACGCTACGGGGTTTGTGGCTACCCTTGGCTATGCAGATAGCCTCCTACCGTCAGGCGCAGTCACGTACTTTAATTCAAGGTATTTTGGGCGGACAAGGGACGGGGAAGACGACTCTAGCAAAAATCCTTAGTCTAATTTTAGGACATTTGGGTTATCGAACTCTGAATTTATCCCTTGATGATTTGTACAAGACTTATAGCGATCGCCTAGCTTTACAACAGCAAGACCCGCGTTTCATTTGGCGAGGTCCACCAGGAACTCACGATATTCAATTAGGTTTGCAGGTTTTGGATCGATTGCGCCAATCCGAGCCCCATTCACCCATTGAAATTCCCCGTTTTGATAAATCAGCTTGGCATGGTGCGGGCGATCGCGGTACGCCTGAAATTGTGAATGGTGCTGATATTGTTTTATTTGAAGGTTGGTTTGTAGGAGTTCGACCGATCGATCCGAGCAATTTCGATCGTCCACCGCCGCCGATTAATACTTATGAAGATCGGCAATTCGCGATCTATATGAATACTCGATTGCAAGAGTATTTACCTTTATGGGACAAACTAGACCGATTAATAATTCTTTACCCAGTTGATTATCGTCTCAGCCAACAGTGGCGTAAAGATGCCGAACATCAAATGATAGCAACAGGTAAAACAGGAATGACAGATTTACAAATCGAGCAATTTGTAGAATATTTTTGGAAATCGCTTCACCCAGATTTATTTATTAAACCCCTAATTCAAGACTCCCAGCGAGTAGATTTAGTGATAGAAATTAATTGCGATCGGTCTATTGGCAAGATTTATCGTCCAGGTCATCCGAGTTAATTCAATGGTGTTAATTGCTATGAACGAGAAATTAATTACACATCTGCTGAAAAAATGTTGGTCGCGAGAATCAAGCTCTCTCTATACTCAAGACAATCCTGCAAAAGGACAATGTAGCGTGACTGCTCTTGTTATTCAAGATTGCTATGGTGGTCAATTACTTAAAACTAGAGTTGGTGAAAGCTGGCATTTCTATAACTACATAAATAGGATGCGCTACGATCTTACAGCAGAGCAATTTGGTTTACCGATAGAGTATTTAGATTTAGCTGCAACTAGAGAAGAAGCTTTTGATGATACGAATGTAGTGCAGTATAATTACTTGTTAAATGCATTTCAGCAGCGTCTTACAAAGCAGACACAGAGAAGAAAATAAGTGAATTAGGCGGATGAAAAAAACTCGATCGGAATAAAGAGTTTCTGTTATGACTGCCAAAAACCAATCGACATAAAAGTAGGACAAGCAGTAGTTAACCTCTGTCTTAGATGGTTTACTTCATCTACTTGTTCATTTTGTGGGGCAGCAGTAGAATCAGACGATACCGGTTTTCCACCAGATGAAATCTGACAGAGTATTTTATCCGAACAAGGTGAGTGGATTCTCGTAATCGAGAAATTAGAGGTCAGTAAAGTCAAAGCAATCAAAATATTACGTCAAGCTCTGAATCTATCAATTGTAGAAGTAAAAAAAATGTTAGAAAACTATTCTAATATCCTCATAAAGGGGACTCTAATTGAGATGCAATGGTTAAAAGAGATTTTAGCAAACGAAGGAATACAAGCTACAATAATCAAACAAAAATAGAATACTGAAAATTTGCCATCACATCTCTAACTAAAAATGTTACGATAAAATATAAAAATCCAGTAGTAGATAAACTCGTGTCTACCTTTCTTTCATCTAGCGTCCTAAACTTCGAGCAACCTCCGATCGTGCCAACTGAACCAGTATGGCGCTTCAGTGTCGAGCAATATCATCAAATGATTCATCTTGGCATTTTAACTAAGGACGATCCTGTGGAATTATTAGAAGGGTGGATAGTCCGAAAAATGCCAAAAAACCCCTTACACCGCGCGACAACAAAACTAACTCGCAACGCCCTAGAACAGATTGTACCGGAGGGGTGGTATGTAGATGCACAAGAACCTATTACTCTGGATGACAGCGAACCTGAGCCTGATGTCGTAGTTGTTAAAGGTAATACTCGCGATTATCTCGATCGCCATCCAGGTGCAAAAGATGTAGCATTAGTTATAGAAGTTGCAGACTCTACTTTAGAGCGCGATCGCAATTCTAAAAAACGCCTTTATGCGCGTGCAGGCATTTTATTTTACTGGCTTGTTAATCTTCCCGAACAAAAAGTAGAAGTTTATACACAGCCTACAACCTCAACAATAAAACCAACATATCAACAACGCCAAGACTACAGCTTATCTGACGAAATAGTTGTTTTCATTGAAGGATTAGAAGTCGGTCGTATTACTGTACGCGATATAATTCCATAAAATATTAGAAATCTCTTTGTGTCTTTACTTTGCGTCTTTGCGCGGACACTTTCCTCAACGGGGGATACCCCCGCACGTAAGTGTCCTTGTCTTTGCGCGACACAAAAAAAGACCTTACTGCCCTCCTTGAATCTGCCTTACCAAATCGTAAAAAGGCTGCCAATCATCCTCATTTATAATCGCCTCCCAAATCGATTCTATAACTGGTCTTAGCAAAGCAACATTAGGATTAACTTCTTGCAATCTCCGAGAAACATTATCCATCTCTTCCCGAGAAAGTTGACCTAAAACCTGATGATAAAGTCTTCGCCATTCATCCCAGTAATCTAACGGTAAGACATCCACCAAAAACAGAATTGAATTCACATCCTCGCGCCAACTAGGCGAACAGCTTTCAGTCAATTGAATAAAGAAATGATGGTAAGAAATCTGAGTCTCTTTAAGCAAACTCACCGTCAATTGCAACAACCGATCTAATTCAGATGAATTTGTCGCAACCAACCCCAACTTTTGTAGCATCAAACTTCGATAGGCGATCGCATAACATTCATCAAATTTTGCTAATCCAGCTTCCAGATCGTTCGCATCAATAACCGCTTTTAACGGCTTCTGAAGCATTGCCAAATTCCACTGACAAATATTTGGCTGTTGTCCGTAACAATAACGCCCTGAATAGTCAAAATAAGCCGCAGTAAATAGCGGATCGTAAGTAGGAATGAAAGCATAGGGACCGTAATCAAAACTTTCACCCGTAATCGACATATTATCCGTATTCAAGACCCCATGACAAAATCCAGCCGCCATCCACTGAGCAGTTAATTCCGCCACTCGCTGGACTAGCTCGGCATAAAATAGGGCATAAGCATCAGATTTACCCCAAATGTGTGGATAGTAATATTCGATCGCGTGGTCTACAAGTTTCTTAATTAAATCTGCACGTTTGAGATAGTGCAAGCGTTCAAACGTCCCAAAACGAATGTGCGATCGGCTAAATCTTACCATTACCGAAGATCGCGTCGGGGAAGGTTCGTCACCGCGCCAAAGTTGTTCCCCCGTCTCGACTAAACTGAAACAGCGAGAAGTCCGCACACCCATGTAATGCAAAGCTTCTGCTGCTAAAACTTCCCGCACCCCTCCCTTAAGAGTCAACCTACCATCGCCGCCACGGGAATAAGGAGTTGTGCCACTCCCTTTTGTGCCAAAATCGTAGAGTTCGCCGTCTACACCACGCACTTGACCGTAGAGAAAACCCCTCCCATCACCCAAAAACGGATTATATTCGCCAAACTGATAGCCGTGGTAGCGCAATGCTAGTAAAGGTTCTCGTCCTTGAAATTTACCAAAAGCCTCGATAAAATCTATATCCTTTACTGCTGCGGGATCTAGTCCAATTTGAGGTAACAGGCGATCGCTACGATAGCGCAAAATATGTTGCGGAAATTCGGCGGCGCTAACTTCATCAAAATAATCGTCGCCGAGAGATTCTAAAGCAGGTTCGTAGTCGAGGGACAGAAAAGGATTGGGTCTACTATTCATTACCAGCAGGTTTAATGAGCTGCATAGTCTATTGTTGCATCTAGACTTGTAGGTATTTCTTCCTTTTGTCCGATCTAAACGCAGAGGTTAGATTGTACGATCGGTGAAAGAATATGATTGTAGTTGCTTGTATTCAATGATAAGTGACTGCCCTGTTCGTTTGCTACAGCCAACTAGAGCGAGTTAACGATCGCTTTACATCACAATCGCCGAAAAAACCTTTGACAATCGCTTTTGACAATTGCGAAGGTTTTCTATACTGAGAAGAGGAATACTGGACTACTTAATATCTATGAGCAACATCCAAGATCAAATCGAACAAGCAAG
This window of the Chroococcidiopsis thermalis PCC 7203 genome carries:
- a CDS encoding DUF565 domain-containing protein, translated to MQNTRINGLLGAIAAATQRWFFNPWRRLSVLIVSLLFGFFLGSAFSTIAGQAADWDIIGAGVLVAGSEIIDRIYYNRIWQARRGLWLEALNALKIGLTYSLFLEAFKLGS
- a CDS encoding glycerate kinase; translation: MTNDQSQLLRSFYPTFEHFCQNTLHKPPQQLEETLRGLWLPLAMQIASYRQAQSRTLIQGILGGQGTGKTTLAKILSLILGHLGYRTLNLSLDDLYKTYSDRLALQQQDPRFIWRGPPGTHDIQLGLQVLDRLRQSEPHSPIEIPRFDKSAWHGAGDRGTPEIVNGADIVLFEGWFVGVRPIDPSNFDRPPPPINTYEDRQFAIYMNTRLQEYLPLWDKLDRLIILYPVDYRLSQQWRKDAEHQMIATGKTGMTDLQIEQFVEYFWKSLHPDLFIKPLIQDSQRVDLVIEINCDRSIGKIYRPGHPS
- a CDS encoding YunG family protein produces the protein MVLIAMNEKLITHLLKKCWSRESSSLYTQDNPAKGQCSVTALVIQDCYGGQLLKTRVGESWHFYNYINRMRYDLTAEQFGLPIEYLDLAATREEAFDDTNVVQYNYLLNAFQQRLTKQTQRRK
- a CDS encoding Uma2 family endonuclease, producing MSTFLSSSVLNFEQPPIVPTEPVWRFSVEQYHQMIHLGILTKDDPVELLEGWIVRKMPKNPLHRATTKLTRNALEQIVPEGWYVDAQEPITLDDSEPEPDVVVVKGNTRDYLDRHPGAKDVALVIEVADSTLERDRNSKKRLYARAGILFYWLVNLPEQKVEVYTQPTTSTIKPTYQQRQDYSLSDEIVVFIEGLEVGRITVRDIIP
- a CDS encoding protein adenylyltransferase SelO — its product is MNSRPNPFLSLDYEPALESLGDDYFDEVSAAEFPQHILRYRSDRLLPQIGLDPAAVKDIDFIEAFGKFQGREPLLALRYHGYQFGEYNPFLGDGRGFLYGQVRGVDGELYDFGTKGSGTTPYSRGGDGRLTLKGGVREVLAAEALHYMGVRTSRCFSLVETGEQLWRGDEPSPTRSSVMVRFSRSHIRFGTFERLHYLKRADLIKKLVDHAIEYYYPHIWGKSDAYALFYAELVQRVAELTAQWMAAGFCHGVLNTDNMSITGESFDYGPYAFIPTYDPLFTAAYFDYSGRYCYGQQPNICQWNLAMLQKPLKAVIDANDLEAGLAKFDECYAIAYRSLMLQKLGLVATNSSELDRLLQLTVSLLKETQISYHHFFIQLTESCSPSWREDVNSILFLVDVLPLDYWDEWRRLYHQVLGQLSREEMDNVSRRLQEVNPNVALLRPVIESIWEAIINEDDWQPFYDLVRQIQGGQ